A stretch of Oncorhynchus gorbuscha isolate QuinsamMale2020 ecotype Even-year linkage group LG24, OgorEven_v1.0, whole genome shotgun sequence DNA encodes these proteins:
- the atp5if1a gene encoding ATPase inhibitor A, mitochondrial, giving the protein MARLLLRSNFRGFFATQFRMTSDQLGELGKGAGKGGGGGGSVREAGGAFGKKQAAEEERYFRQKEKEQLSALRKHHEEEIDHSKKEIERLQREIDRHKGKIKKLKHDD; this is encoded by the exons ATGGCGAGGCTGCTATTAAGATCCAATTTTCGGGGCTTCTTTGCCACCCAGTTCAGGATGACATCCGACCAG ctGGGTGAGCTCGGCAAAGGAGCAGGAAAGGGAGGCGGTGGAGGAGGCTCCGTGAGGGAGGCAGGTGGTGCCTTTGGAAAGAAGCAAGCTGCAGAGGAGGAGCGTTATTTTCG TCAGAAGGAGAAGGAGCAGTTGTCTGCCTTACGGAAGCACCATGAAGAGGAGATTGACCACAGCAAGAAAGAAATTGAGCGTTTGCAGCGTGAGATTGACCGTCACAAGGGCAAAATCAAGAAACTGAAACATGATGACTAA